A window of Tripterygium wilfordii isolate XIE 37 chromosome 7, ASM1340144v1, whole genome shotgun sequence contains these coding sequences:
- the LOC120003105 gene encoding uncharacterized protein LOC120003105 isoform X1 produces the protein MFSRIRLQIKMEFTFDFVTTSDITQGIITYVRANNPRGYGFRGYDLCTVQKFEKHEHAEVVYKTLIDLFGDLVPETLSPFQVGEDPSWYLAMFPYGIPFDPSDSVDKLYESSSYQNGEGSEILFISESYKAIIRSMLLSIWVSMQTQVRCRIDLNSIYIDRCWAFDHSEPFAKFMKFDIQGEDQQGDEAEVRDKLKKLFEEINKVSGIKGGLTAEFDVFFETFDLDDPMKLFDNILFATKFERMDFIQRLHAFLENSPDIMIYGDDTKDAFGEDGDEQLNHLIDDLSQEWFTGDLRVLIPSKKRTFEVMMKPHEANMRRCIQTISNLYHYAEEKSELDKAQLVEKIHSIFPKHIAALARGSKRLNLRMSFESCEDWIDAFENVRDIHQQTSDPDDNPMGDTRSLPPRAAQSYII, from the exons ATGTTTTCTCGAATCCGATT GCAGATTAAAATGGAATTCACCTTTGATTTTGTCACTACTAGTGACATTACGCAAGGGATTATTACTTATGTACGTGCTAACAACCCACGCGGATATGGTTTTCGCGGATATGATTTGTGTACTGTTCAAAAGTTTGAAAAACATGAGCATGCGGAGGTGGTATATAAGACGCTGATAGATTTGTTTGGAGACTTGGTACCAGAGACATTATCTCCCTTTCAAGTTGGAGAGGATCCTTCATGGTACCTTGCTATGTTCCCATATGGGATTCCCTTCGATCCATCTGATTCTGTCGACAAACTCTATGAATCCAGTTCATATCAGAATGGTGAGGGATCAGAAATTCTTTTCATATCAGAATCTTATAAAGCTATCATAAG GTCTATGCTTCTGTCTATTTGGGTCTCGATGCAAACGCAAGTACGTTGTCGTATAGACCTAAACTCCATTTACATAGATAGGTGTTGGGCCTTTGATCATTCGGAGCCTTTCGCGAAGTTCATGAAATTTGATATTCAAG GTGAGGATCAACAAGGTGACGAAGCTGAGGTGCGTGATAAATTAAAGAAACTTTTTGAGGAGATCAATAAAGTATCTGGCATTAAAGGTGGTCTAACAGCagaatttgatgttttttttgagACTTTCGACTTGGA TGATCCAATGAAATTGTTTGACAATATTCTCTTTGCAACGAAATTTGAGCGCATGGATTTCATCCAGCGCTTACATGCATTCCTTGAAAATAGTCCCGACATTATGATTTATGGTGACGACACTAAAGATGCATTTGGGGAGGATGGCGATGAACAGTTGAACCATCTAATTGATGACCTTTCGCAAGAGTGGTTCACAGGCGACCTTCGTGTCCTCATTCCAAGTAAAAAACGCACTTTTGAAGTTATGATGAAACCCCATGAAGCCAATATGAGGAGATGCATTCAAACCATATCAAACTTGTACCATTATGCTGAAGAG AAAAGTGAATTGGACAAGGCTCAACTTGTGGAGAAAATCCATAGCATCTTTCCGAAGCACATTGCTGCATTAGCTCGAGGTTCAAAGAGGTTGAATCTCCGGatgtcatttgaatcatgtgaggATTGGATTGATGCATTCGAAAATGTTAGAGACATTCATCAACAGACCAGTGATCCTGATGACAATCCTATGGGAGACACTAGATCTCTGCCCCCGAGGGCAGCTCAAT CTTATATAATTTGA
- the LOC120002170 gene encoding uncharacterized protein LOC120002170, which produces MAQFSVQLDFPSENFNAATKDKIRKHIYNLQQHTANRVFHIQRFTTKNDADMIRSVVETKLGELAPEILPPVEGVVEGANITFGSMNVEAINYWYLVIVAPTSCKKLDDLELFEKYQDMPIFVSSGYQDCIMDIITAVSLLMKTPVRCRLKREKIVMYSEDDLFAAKFVAFDLQDDENCEDKDDVCSNLKNLFNDINVNSDISGSLSREFAAFFDFLEGKSFNMENLGNVRNNVIFWSKEKRRNFMTYLCDYITCLDCTTSQYENIFSKETEDAFGYNRDWKARFLNHPEMCKVHKALEDSYVAENFSYSGLRGVHEHGYESDDLMMKRCLIRIRDLYEHRLQLKLLYLHNIQLNNIDLYTDADLVGIIHFLFPLHIDSFARAIRAMNWQTWMMPFEIP; this is translated from the exons ATGGCTCAGTTTAGCGTACAACTTGACTTTCCGTCTGAGAATTTTAATGCCGCTACGAAAGATAAGATtaggaaacatatatataacttgCAACAACACACGGCAAACAGGGTGTTCCATATTCAAAGGTTTACAACAAAGAACGATGCAGATATGATACGCAGTGTGGTGGAAACAAAACTTGGCGAGCTGGCACCGGAGATTCTACCACCTGTAGAAGGGGTTGTAGAAGGGGCTAATATAACTTTTGGAAGTATGAATGTTGAAGCGATCAACTATTGGTATCTTGTTATTGTTGCACCGACATCTTGTAAAAAACTGGATGATTTAGAACTCTTTGAGAAATATCAAGATATGCCTATATTCGTAAGCAGTGGATACCAAGATTGCATAAT GGATATAATTACTGCTGTTTCACTGTTGATGAAGACACCAGTACGTTGCCgcctaaaacgtgaaaagattgttATGTACAGTGAAGATGATTTATTTGCTGCGAAGTTCGTAGCATTCGATTTGCAAG ATGACGAGAATTGTGAGGACAAAGATGATGTGTGCAGCAATTTGAAGAATCTTTTCAATGATATTAATGTCAACTCCGACATTTCTGGTTCTCTGAGTCGGGAGTTTGCCGcattttttgattttctagaAGGAAAGAGCTTTAATATGGa GAATCTTGGGAATGTAAGGAATAACGTTATATTCTGGTCAAAAGAAAAACGACGCAATTTTATGACTTATCTTTGTGATTACATCACCTGTCTTGATTGTACCACCTCTCAatatgaaaatatattttcGAAAGAGACTGAAGATGCTTTTGGATACAATCGGGATTGGAAGGCGCGATTTCTTAATCATCCTGAAATGTGTAAGGTGCACAAGGCACTTGAAGATTCTTATGTTGCTGAGAATTTCTCCTATTCGGGATTGCGAGGGGTTCATGAACATGGTTACGAGAGCGATGATCTTATGATGAAACGATGTCTCATACGGATTAGGGACCTATACGAGCATCGTTTGCAATTGAAACTATTATACTTGCATAATATCCAG TTGAACAACATTGATCTTTACACGGATGCAGATCTTGTGGGTATAATCCACTTTTTATTTCCACTCCACATTGATTCGTTCGCTAGAGCTATAAGGGCAATGAATTGGCAAACTTGGATGATGCCATTTGAAATTCCATAG
- the LOC120003105 gene encoding uncharacterized protein LOC120003105 isoform X2 gives MFSRIRLQIKMEFTFDFVTTSDITQGIITYVRANNPRGYGFRGYDLCTVQKFEKHEHAEVVYKTLIDLFGDLVPETLSPFQVGEDPSWYLAMFPYGIPFDPSDSVDKLYESSSYQNGEGSEILFISESYKAIIRSMLLSIWVSMQTQVRCRIDLNSIYIDRCWAFDHSEPFAKFMKFDIQGEDQQGDEAEVRDKLKKLFEEINKVSGIKGGLTAEFDVFFETFDLDDPMKLFDNILFATKFERMDFIQRLHAFLENSPDIMIYGDDTKDAFGEDGDEQLNHLIDDLSQEWFTGDLRVLIPSKKRTFEVMMKPHEANMRRCIQTISNLYHYAEEKSELDKAQLVEKIHSIFPKHIAALARGSKRLNLRMSFESCEDWIDAFENVRDIHQQTSDPDDNPMGDTRSLPPRAAQSYII, from the exons ATGTTTTCTCGAATCCGATT GCAGATTAAAATGGAATTCACCTTTGATTTTGTCACTACTAGTGACATTACGCAAGGGATTATTACTTATGTACGTGCTAACAACCCACGCGGATATGGTTTTCGCGGATATGATTTGTGTACTGTTCAAAAGTTTGAAAAACATGAGCATGCGGAGGTGGTATATAAGACGCTGATAGATTTGTTTGGAGACTTGGTACCAGAGACATTATCTCCCTTTCAAGTTGGAGAGGATCCTTCATGGTACCTTGCTATGTTCCCATATGGGATTCCCTTCGATCCATCTGATTCTGTCGACAAACTCTATGAATCCAGTTCATATCAGAATGGTGAGGGATCAGAAATTCTTTTCATATCAGAATCTTATAAAGCTATCATAAG GTCTATGCTTCTGTCTATTTGGGTCTCGATGCAAACGCAAGTACGTTGTCGTATAGACCTAAACTCCATTTACATAGATAGGTGTTGGGCCTTTGATCATTCGGAGCCTTTCGCGAAGTTCATGAAATTTGATATTCAAG GTGAGGATCAACAAGGTGACGAAGCTGAGGTGCGTGATAAATTAAAGAAACTTTTTGAGGAGATCAATAAAGTATCTGGCATTAAAGGTGGTCTAACAGCagaatttgatgttttttttgagACTTTCGACTTGGA TGATCCAATGAAATTGTTTGACAATATTCTCTTTGCAACGAAATTTGAGCGCATGGATTTCATCCAGCGCTTACATGCATTCCTTGAAAATAGTCCCGACATTATGATTTATGGTGACGACACTAAAGATGCATTTGGGGAGGATGGCGATGAACAGTTGAACCATCTAATTGATGACCTTTCGCAAGAGTGGTTCACAGGCGACCTTCGTGTCCTCATTCCAAGTAAAAAACGCACTTTTGAAGTTATGATGAAACCCCATGAAGCCAATATGAGGAGATGCATTCAAACCATATCAAACTTGTACCATTATGCTGAAGAG AAAAGTGAATTGGACAAGGCTCAACTTGTGGAGAAAATCCATAGCATCTTTCCGAAGCACATTGCTGCATTAGCTCGAGGTTCAAAGAGGTTGAATCTCCGGatgtcatttgaatcatgtgaggATTGGATTGATGCATTCGAAAATGTTAGAGACATTCATCAACAGACCAGTGATCCTGATGACAATCCTATGGGAGACACTAGATCTCTGCCCCCGAG GGCAGCTCAATCTTATATAATTTGA